The Streptosporangiales bacterium region ATGCGGTTCTGTACTTCGACCTGCGTGGGTTCGGCAAGAGCGAGGGTGAGCCTGGCTGGATACGCCCACTCGACCAGCAGGTGGACATCCGTAACGCCATCACATATGCCAGTACCAGAGGTGACCTGGACATCGAGCGGCTCGGCCTCTTCGGCTTCGGTGGCACCGGTGGCGGCAACGCCATGTACGCCGCGGCCCGTGATCGTAGGGTGAAGGCGATCTGCGCGATGACGGTCGTGGCTGACGGCGTGCAGTGGCTCAAGGAGCAGCGCCGGGAGCACGAATGGGTCGCCTACGTCGCGGAACTGGAACGTGACCGGCGCTCCCGGGTCCTGGGCGAGCCGGGTGCCCTGGTCGACCCGACAGAGCAGATCATGGTCGCGACGCCAGAGCGCAAGGCGAAGGGCATGCCCGTACGGGGCCACGAGTTCTACCTGGCCACGGTGGACTACCTGGCCGACTTTCGCCCGGTCGACATCGTCGGTCGCCTCGGGAAGTGCGCCCTGCTGTTGACATGCGTCGAAGACGACGTCGTGACGCCTGAACACCACGCCCGAGAGCTGTTCGCCGCCGCCGCCTCACCGAAGCGCCTGCTCGTCCAACGTGGGGTCAGTCACTATGACGCCTACTCGGTGAACTACGACGTGCTCATGGCCCACTTCGTCGACTGGTACGACCACCACCTGCAGACAGGAGTACGTACCGTTGCCGCGGGTAGGTCCGTACCGGCTGACGTGGTCGACGTACCGCGCCAACGGGCGGTGGCACCGGTGGCGTCTGCGGACGAGCTGATCGGGTGAGGTCGATGGAATACTCCGGTGACCGCGCCGAGGTCTGGACCGAGGTGGAGTTTCTGGTCCTCCGACCGGCGGAGCGGGCCGATACCTGCCCGCCTGACACTCGAGCCGAGCCATACCTGGCGCGGATCAGGGGTATGGCGGCCGGCCCAGTGGTGGGCGATCAGGCCGAGGTACGGACCGCGGCTGACCGTCGGATCACGGGCAGGGTGCGTGAGCTGGAACCCGGGTACCAGCACACTTTCGGGCACCCGCTACCGGAGTGGGTCAGCATGCGCGAGCACATCCGCAGCCTCGTCCGCGGAGCCGGGCAGCCACCGAGCCCAGCACCGGCGGATCAGCCATGAGTGCTGGAGCGTATGACGCGGTAATGGCGCGCAAGGCGGACATCCTTCGCGCTGCGACCGGAATCGACTACAGCCGCTACACCGACGGACCGGTGATCGTCGACTACGCCGGGCTGATGGCCTCGACCGGTTACGACGCGACGGAAGTGCGTTCCCTGCAACGTGCGCGCGGAGTGGGCGGTACGCCGATGCTCGAGTTGCGCAACGTCACCCGGCTAGTCCGCGAGCTATCCCCACCGGGTCACGGCGCACGGATCCTGGTGAAGGACGAGGCAGCCAACCCGTCCGGCAGCTTCAAGGACCGGCGCGCGTCCATCTCGGCGCACCACGCGAAGAAAATGGGCTACGCAGGCCTCGTCGCCGCTACGAGCGGGAACTACGGCGCGGCGGTCGCCAGCCAGGCAGCCGCATTCGGCTTGGGTGCCATTGTCATCCAGGAGGCCTACGACGGTGACGGTCGGGGTCAGCCGGAGATCCTGGAGAAGGCACGCAAGTGCGAGGCGTTGGGCGCCGAGGTCATCCAGACGACCGTCGGCCCCGAGCTGTTCTTCATGTTGTTGAAGATCCTGGAGGAGACAGGCTGGTTCAACGCCTCGCTATACACGCCGTTCAGCGTCCAGGGCATCGAGACCCTAGGTGAGGAGATCGTCGAGGACAGCGTCGCTTTGACTGGCAGGCGGCCGGCGATGGTCCTGTGCACCCACGCGGGTGGCGGCATGTGCACTGGAGTGGCGCGCGGGCTGCGGAACGCGGGCAGCGAGGACACACAGGTCGTGGGTGTCAGCGTCGATCTCACCGGCCTGCACATGGCATCCGATCACGACTTCAACCGGAAGTCGTTCACAACAGGTCATACCGGGTTCTCCGTCCCGTTCACGTCCTGGCCCGACCGCGCGGATGTACCACGCAACGCGGCGCGCTCCCTGCGCTATCTCGATCGATTCGTCACGGTGTCACAGGGGTCGGTGTTCTTCGCGACCGAGCTACTTGCCCAGGCCGAGGGACTCGAGCGTGGCCCGGCCGGCAACATCTCCCTGGCGGCGGCACTCGTGTTGGCACGGGAACTGCCTCGTGACGAGCTCCTCGTGGTCACCGAGACGGAGTACACCGGCGCGGGCAAGACGCCCTGGGCACAGCTGGCGTTTGCTCGCGACATGGGCGTCGATGTGGTCAACGGTGGACCCGAGTCCGAGCAGCCCGGTGCGGTCATCGCCTTACCACTCTCGCCGACACAGCTCGCCTGCACCGAGGTCGATCTCGGTGCAGTCCGCCGCTCCTATATCCGACATGCGATGACCATGCTGGGCAGGTCGCCGGGAGAAGCGGAGCTTGCGTTCCTGGCCGAGGACACCCGGCTGAGCTTCGCCGAGCTTGCCGACCTGATGACGCCGGCAACGGGCTGAGGAGCGAACGTGCCTTCCTGGCCTGACGTAGAACCTAACGTAGTACCTAACGTAGAAGGAGCGCTGGGCAACCT contains the following coding sequences:
- a CDS encoding alpha/beta fold hydrolase; protein product: MGHQERTVGGDFALHIEEIEFVSEGCRLRGLLKRPISGSGPWPTVIHGPGWLETVGDPLSVSFHEGLVSAGYAVLYFDLRGFGKSEGEPGWIRPLDQQVDIRNAITYASTRGDLDIERLGLFGFGGTGGGNAMYAAARDRRVKAICAMTVVADGVQWLKEQRREHEWVAYVAELERDRRSRVLGEPGALVDPTEQIMVATPERKAKGMPVRGHEFYLATVDYLADFRPVDIVGRLGKCALLLTCVEDDVVTPEHHARELFAAAASPKRLLVQRGVSHYDAYSVNYDVLMAHFVDWYDHHLQTGVRTVAAGRSVPADVVDVPRQRAVAPVASADELIG
- a CDS encoding pyridoxal-phosphate dependent enzyme, producing MSAGAYDAVMARKADILRAATGIDYSRYTDGPVIVDYAGLMASTGYDATEVRSLQRARGVGGTPMLELRNVTRLVRELSPPGHGARILVKDEAANPSGSFKDRRASISAHHAKKMGYAGLVAATSGNYGAAVASQAAAFGLGAIVIQEAYDGDGRGQPEILEKARKCEALGAEVIQTTVGPELFFMLLKILEETGWFNASLYTPFSVQGIETLGEEIVEDSVALTGRRPAMVLCTHAGGGMCTGVARGLRNAGSEDTQVVGVSVDLTGLHMASDHDFNRKSFTTGHTGFSVPFTSWPDRADVPRNAARSLRYLDRFVTVSQGSVFFATELLAQAEGLERGPAGNISLAAALVLARELPRDELLVVTETEYTGAGKTPWAQLAFARDMGVDVVNGGPESEQPGAVIALPLSPTQLACTEVDLGAVRRSYIRHAMTMLGRSPGEAELAFLAEDTRLSFAELADLMTPATG